The following are from one region of the Stanieria sp. NIES-3757 genome:
- a CDS encoding Methyltransferase type 11 has protein sequence MTEIGTSQQQTTKYDIESEVLERYQAGAKQQQPSLCCPTEYEGNYLEILPEEIIAKDYGCGDPTRYVNQGETVVDLGSGAGKNCYILAQKVGTIGKVIGVDFNDEMLSLARKYQTEITTKLGYNNTQFVKGKIQDLRLNLERVETWLKNNPITSIDGVSKYETECDRLRQSETLIADSSVDVVISNCVLNLVRPQDKQQLFAEIFRVLKRGGRGVISDIVCDEEPTPKILNDPELWSGCIAGAFREDLFLKMFESAGFYGIEILKREEQPWQVIDGVEFRSMTVRAYKGKEGACWERKQAVVYKGPWKQVQDDDGHVFCRGERMAVCDKTYQMLTNTNSPYAKDIIPIPPYENIPLESAQEFSCKSKAIRHPRETKGSEYNITDISNESCCSPGECC, from the coding sequence GTGACTGAAATCGGTACTTCTCAACAGCAAACTACTAAATACGATATTGAGTCAGAAGTTTTAGAAAGATATCAAGCAGGTGCTAAACAACAACAGCCTAGTTTATGTTGTCCTACTGAATATGAAGGTAATTATTTAGAAATTTTACCAGAAGAAATTATTGCTAAAGATTATGGTTGTGGCGATCCTACTCGTTATGTCAATCAAGGAGAAACTGTAGTTGATTTGGGTTCTGGCGCAGGAAAAAACTGTTATATTTTAGCACAAAAAGTTGGTACAATAGGGAAAGTTATTGGAGTTGATTTCAATGATGAAATGTTGTCTTTAGCACGAAAGTATCAAACTGAAATTACTACAAAACTTGGATACAATAATACCCAGTTTGTCAAAGGAAAAATTCAAGATTTAAGATTAAACTTAGAACGAGTAGAAACTTGGTTAAAAAATAATCCAATTACTTCTATCGATGGTGTAAGTAAATACGAAACAGAATGCGATCGCTTGCGACAATCAGAAACTTTAATTGCCGATAGTAGTGTTGATGTAGTTATTTCTAACTGTGTTTTAAATTTAGTTCGTCCCCAAGACAAACAACAGTTATTTGCAGAAATATTTCGGGTACTGAAACGAGGTGGTAGGGGAGTAATTTCTGATATTGTTTGTGATGAAGAGCCTACTCCCAAAATTTTAAATGACCCTGAATTATGGAGTGGTTGTATTGCAGGTGCATTTCGAGAAGATTTATTTTTAAAAATGTTTGAATCGGCAGGTTTTTATGGCATTGAAATTTTAAAAAGAGAAGAACAACCTTGGCAGGTAATTGATGGAGTCGAATTTCGTTCCATGACAGTTCGTGCTTATAAAGGCAAAGAAGGTGCTTGTTGGGAAAGAAAGCAAGCGGTAGTTTATAAAGGACCTTGGAAACAAGTTCAAGATGATGATGGTCATGTTTTTTGTCGCGGAGAAAGAATGGCAGTTTGCGACAAGACTTATCAGATGTTAACTAATACTAATAGTCCCTATGCCAAGGATATTATTCCTATTCCTCCTTATGAAAATATTCCTTTAGAATCTGCTCAAGAATTTAGTTGTAAAAGTAAAGCAATTCGTCACCCTAGAGAAACTAAAGGTTCTGAATATAACATAACAGATATTAGTAATGAATCTTGTTGTTCTCCAGGAGAATGTTGTTAA
- the rhlB gene encoding ATP-dependent RNA helicase RhlB: MAEKEGHPGWMPTQAECVQHSHNKKASIISIFTRAFTPKEPTLSWIDVAQKYGLRYNTDYHRVTLAYIRSFVKSLGNTLHNLTPAEIYVLFEQQGINKTGVNTHRSRTFDNLVQAIQSGNLPREEIENWANGQSSDLTETLLDPTNETVEEAFQKVNKAFKKTQHKTKAENPQDESYQEDVNSELPTPRAIDTLDSLSKTTNILINSSSDKEAIDFLIAKAKAKLWKRCFVDEENALAEAKQHKGNTYSEQVRDSFIDEYTRCQQLPLPEGYFFKDDRGIFRQPKLMQKLIAYRVLKESRVLNLSGTGTGKTLSAVIASRVIGAQLTVIACPNSTVKGWVKTIENAFPQSEVIAKPTRWMVAWSEDNLPRYLVVNHEMFQNMYEGAIKRFINNNPIDFVVVDELHQVKQRDENSETQRRRLINGLITDIPDDRPKPRVLGMSATPIINNLQEGKSLIELVSSLNHDDIGTTTTVPNCMKIYQKFTTMGFRMMPQHQKSRTPHIHPVNCTPYLEELFALGYRPHPQQVETILVKARWSIIQQHLKPKTVVFTEYVKDIVPYLVERIRETGISVGVYTGNNKYATEAGYDDMLDQFLKGKVEILLASIRCLGTGVDGLQFVSNNVIFATLPWTSTDYEQAIGRFDREGFVFDELNIHIPKTYALLNNGNEWSWCESKLLRIENKKDIAKAAVDGEIPDSNDQLTPDKATQYWMGWLKRLSEEGLYEIERKQIRVPLDKSDQAEVSRRFAAYGDFATLNARWNKAYSNTTNERLRQNPEEWCYYHTKMDEIEKQWEVVPRDEYIKHLKDNLPLGSVVADFGCGQAKLAEALEERHTVHSFDHIAINRNVFACDMINTPLDDTTLDAAIFSLSLMGLNIKDYIVEAYRTLKPSGQLIIYHPAKQHDREKFVSSLSQLGFVVIKHCEIYKWHYIWAIKQGYQENPDIDISF, from the coding sequence GTGGCTGAAAAAGAAGGTCATCCTGGCTGGATGCCTACACAAGCCGAATGCGTTCAACATTCCCATAATAAAAAAGCAAGTATTATTAGCATTTTTACTCGTGCTTTTACACCTAAAGAACCAACATTAAGCTGGATTGATGTTGCTCAGAAATACGGACTAAGGTATAACACTGACTATCATAGAGTTACACTTGCCTATATTCGTTCGTTTGTCAAATCTCTAGGTAATACTCTGCACAATCTTACCCCTGCTGAAATTTACGTTTTATTTGAACAACAAGGTATTAATAAAACTGGGGTCAATACTCACAGAAGTAGAACATTTGATAATTTAGTTCAAGCAATTCAATCAGGGAATTTACCACGAGAAGAAATTGAGAATTGGGCAAATGGTCAATCAAGCGATCTTACAGAAACACTATTAGATCCTACAAATGAAACTGTTGAGGAAGCTTTTCAGAAAGTCAATAAAGCTTTTAAGAAAACTCAACACAAAACTAAAGCAGAAAATCCTCAAGATGAATCATATCAAGAAGATGTAAATTCAGAATTACCAACACCTAGAGCTATAGATACTCTTGATTCTTTATCTAAAACTACTAACATACTGATCAATAGTTCTAGTGATAAAGAGGCAATTGATTTTTTAATCGCTAAAGCAAAAGCAAAATTATGGAAACGTTGCTTTGTTGATGAAGAAAACGCTTTAGCGGAAGCCAAACAACACAAAGGAAATACTTATAGCGAACAAGTTCGTGATTCTTTTATTGATGAATATACTCGATGTCAACAATTACCTTTACCAGAAGGATATTTTTTTAAAGATGACAGAGGAATTTTTAGGCAACCTAAGTTAATGCAAAAGCTGATAGCTTATCGAGTTTTAAAAGAGAGTCGTGTTTTAAATTTAAGTGGTACTGGTACGGGTAAAACTTTATCTGCTGTAATTGCTAGTCGAGTTATTGGCGCACAACTGACAGTTATTGCTTGTCCTAACTCCACTGTTAAAGGTTGGGTCAAAACTATTGAAAATGCTTTTCCCCAATCTGAAGTAATTGCTAAGCCTACACGATGGATGGTTGCTTGGTCAGAAGATAATTTACCTCGATATTTAGTAGTAAATCATGAAATGTTCCAAAATATGTATGAAGGAGCAATTAAAAGATTTATTAATAACAATCCCATAGATTTTGTCGTTGTTGATGAACTTCATCAAGTAAAGCAAAGAGATGAAAATTCTGAAACTCAAAGACGGCGTTTAATTAATGGATTAATCACAGATATTCCAGATGATAGACCAAAACCTAGAGTTTTAGGAATGTCAGCAACTCCAATTATTAATAATCTTCAGGAAGGCAAATCTTTAATTGAACTAGTCAGTAGTCTCAATCATGATGATATTGGAACAACTACAACAGTTCCTAACTGTATGAAAATCTATCAAAAATTTACCACGATGGGTTTTCGGATGATGCCTCAACATCAAAAATCTCGAACTCCACATATTCATCCAGTAAATTGTACTCCTTATTTAGAAGAATTATTTGCTTTGGGTTATCGTCCCCACCCTCAGCAGGTAGAAACAATTCTTGTGAAAGCTAGATGGTCAATCATTCAGCAACATCTTAAACCAAAAACGGTAGTCTTTACTGAATATGTCAAAGATATTGTTCCTTACTTAGTAGAACGGATACGAGAGACAGGCATCTCGGTAGGAGTGTATACGGGTAATAATAAATATGCCACTGAAGCAGGTTATGATGATATGCTCGATCAGTTTCTCAAGGGCAAAGTAGAAATACTACTTGCTTCAATACGTTGCTTGGGAACTGGTGTTGATGGCTTACAGTTTGTCTCAAATAACGTTATTTTTGCTACATTACCTTGGACAAGTACTGATTACGAACAAGCAATTGGTCGTTTTGATAGAGAAGGTTTTGTCTTTGATGAACTCAATATTCATATTCCCAAAACATACGCTCTTCTCAATAATGGTAATGAATGGAGTTGGTGTGAATCCAAGCTTTTAAGAATAGAAAATAAAAAAGATATTGCCAAAGCTGCTGTAGATGGAGAAATCCCTGATAGCAATGATCAACTAACACCAGATAAAGCTACTCAATATTGGATGGGATGGCTGAAAAGATTGAGCGAAGAAGGTTTGTATGAAATTGAAAGAAAGCAAATCCGAGTTCCACTTGATAAATCGGATCAAGCTGAAGTTTCAAGGCGTTTTGCAGCATATGGTGACTTTGCTACATTAAATGCACGATGGAATAAAGCCTACTCAAATACTACCAATGAACGCTTGCGTCAAAATCCAGAAGAATGGTGCTATTACCATACCAAAATGGATGAAATTGAAAAGCAATGGGAAGTTGTGCCAAGAGATGAATATATCAAACATCTAAAGGATAATCTTCCATTAGGTTCTGTAGTGGCTGATTTTGGTTGCGGACAAGCCAAATTAGCAGAAGCACTTGAAGAAAGACATACTGTTCACTCTTTCGATCACATAGCTATTAATCGCAATGTATTTGCTTGCGATATGATTAATACACCTTTAGATGATACAACGTTAGATGCAGCAATTTTTAGTCTTTCACTAATGGGTTTAAATATTAAAGATTATATTGTTGAAGCCTATAGAACTCTTAAACCTAGTGGACAATTAATTATTTATCATCCTGCTAAACAACATGACCGAGAAAAGTTTGTTTCAAGTTTATCTCAATTAGGTTTTGTAGTGATTAAACATTGTGAAATCTATAAATGGCATTATATTTGGGCAATCAAGCAAGGATATCAAGAAAATCCTGATATAGATATTAGTTTTTAA
- a CDS encoding glucosamine/fructose-6-phosphate aminotransferase, isomerizing, which produces MCGIVGYIGTQAATEILISGLERLEYRGYDSAGVATVLEGKINCVRAKGKLHNLREKVERDLNPAQIGIGHTRWATHGKPEEHNAHPHMDAAMGVAVVQNGIIENYRELREELISKGYEFKSETDTEVIPHLIADCLKNSQLSLLDAVRQIIPRLEGAFAIAVISADHPYELVVARQQAPLILGFGQGEFFCASDITALVPHTHTVLSLDNGEMARLSPLGVEIYNFAGDRLNKFPRTLDWNLVQVEKQGFRHYMLKEIYEQPGVVRTALEAYFNPNWHAQDNPDFSPVTLSLSPRLYEDLEHIQILACGTSWHASLIGKYLLEQLAGIPTTVDYASEFRYSPKPVIANTLTIGVTQSGETADTIAALEMEKERRANLEPKLQARLLGITNRPESTIAQLVDQIINTQAGIEIGVAATKTFVAQVMSFYFLALDLAFRRKTLPLEQIEQIITGLHQIPTQIEKTLESQANYIEELAHEFTKETEDFIFIGRGINFPIALEGALKLKEISYIHAEGYPAGEMKHGPIALLDTKVPVVAIAMPGSVYDKVLSNAQEAKARDARLIGVTSAMNAQEAAATFDDVLTVPEVEELISPILAVVPLQLLAYHIAAIKGLDVDQPRNLAKSVTVE; this is translated from the coding sequence ATGTGTGGAATCGTCGGCTATATCGGAACTCAAGCAGCAACAGAAATTTTAATATCTGGTTTGGAAAGACTAGAATATCGGGGTTATGATTCAGCAGGAGTGGCAACAGTTTTAGAAGGAAAAATTAACTGTGTTCGTGCTAAAGGCAAGTTACATAATCTACGAGAAAAAGTAGAAAGAGATCTTAATCCTGCCCAAATTGGCATCGGACATACTCGTTGGGCAACTCACGGTAAACCAGAAGAACATAATGCCCATCCTCATATGGATGCAGCGATGGGTGTAGCGGTAGTTCAAAATGGCATCATTGAAAATTATCGTGAGTTAAGAGAAGAATTAATTAGTAAAGGTTACGAATTTAAGTCAGAAACTGATACAGAAGTTATTCCCCATTTAATTGCTGATTGCTTGAAAAATTCCCAACTTTCCTTACTAGATGCAGTCAGACAGATCATTCCCCGTTTAGAAGGAGCATTTGCGATCGCGGTTATTAGTGCCGATCATCCCTATGAATTAGTTGTAGCACGTCAACAAGCTCCCCTAATCCTCGGTTTTGGACAAGGGGAATTTTTCTGTGCTTCCGATATTACTGCTTTAGTTCCCCATACCCATACAGTTCTCAGTTTAGATAATGGAGAAATGGCAAGATTATCTCCTTTGGGTGTAGAGATTTATAATTTTGCAGGTGATCGCTTAAATAAATTCCCCCGTACTTTGGATTGGAATCTGGTTCAAGTCGAAAAACAGGGATTCCGCCACTATATGCTCAAAGAAATTTATGAGCAACCAGGAGTAGTACGAACTGCTTTAGAAGCTTATTTTAATCCCAACTGGCACGCCCAAGACAATCCCGATTTTAGTCCCGTAACTCTCAGTTTATCACCCCGACTCTACGAAGATTTAGAACACATTCAAATTCTGGCTTGCGGTACGAGTTGGCACGCGAGTTTAATTGGTAAGTATCTATTAGAACAATTAGCAGGAATTCCCACCACAGTAGATTACGCTTCCGAATTTCGCTACTCTCCCAAACCAGTCATCGCCAATACTTTAACTATCGGTGTTACCCAGTCAGGAGAAACTGCCGATACCATTGCTGCCTTGGAAATGGAAAAAGAGCGACGTGCTAACCTCGAACCCAAGCTACAAGCACGATTATTAGGTATTACCAACCGTCCCGAAAGCACCATCGCTCAATTAGTCGATCAGATTATCAATACTCAAGCAGGAATTGAAATTGGGGTAGCAGCAACCAAGACTTTTGTCGCTCAAGTAATGAGCTTTTATTTCCTGGCTCTAGATTTAGCTTTTCGGCGTAAAACTTTACCTCTCGAACAAATCGAACAAATTATTACTGGATTACATCAAATTCCCACTCAAATAGAAAAAACCTTAGAAAGTCAAGCTAATTACATCGAAGAATTGGCACACGAATTTACCAAAGAAACCGAAGACTTTATCTTTATCGGCAGAGGAATTAACTTCCCCATCGCCTTAGAAGGTGCATTAAAACTGAAAGAAATTAGTTACATCCATGCAGAAGGTTATCCTGCTGGCGAAATGAAACATGGTCCCATCGCCTTACTTGATACCAAAGTTCCTGTAGTCGCGATCGCAATGCCTGGTAGTGTTTACGATAAGGTGCTTTCTAATGCCCAGGAAGCAAAAGCCAGAGATGCTAGGTTAATCGGGGTAACTTCAGCCATGAATGCTCAAGAAGCTGCTGCAACCTTTGATGATGTGTTGACTGTGCCTGAAGTTGAAGAGTTGATCTCGCCGATTTTAGCAGTTGTGCCTTTGCAGCTATTGGCTTATCACATTGCAGCGATTAAGGGATTAGATGTCGATCAGCCGAGAAATTTGGCGAAAAGCGTTACTGTTGAGTAG
- a CDS encoding 2OG-Fe(II) oxygenase, with protein MTQQFSLDLFGTKQIDNRKHPEIITLPSDKNMSDGEVIIYQNFFEETESNQFFKELLSNINWRQEKMKIFGKEVDLPRLTAWYGDEGKSYTYSGITMSPDPWILPVLSIKEKIKKVIETNFNSVLVNLYRNGKDYISWHTDDEPELGKNPTIASVSFGATRRFQLRHKSNKDLDTVEIPLTHGSLLIMRGSTQHFWKHQVPKTSKILTERINLTFRVIN; from the coding sequence ATGACTCAACAATTTAGTCTTGATTTATTTGGGACAAAGCAGATTGATAATCGAAAGCATCCTGAAATTATAACTTTGCCATCAGATAAAAATATGTCTGATGGAGAGGTAATTATTTATCAAAACTTTTTTGAAGAAACAGAAAGTAATCAATTTTTTAAAGAGCTATTAAGTAATATAAATTGGCGACAAGAGAAAATGAAAATTTTTGGGAAGGAAGTTGACTTACCTAGGTTGACAGCTTGGTATGGAGATGAAGGTAAATCCTACACATATTCAGGTATTACAATGAGCCCAGATCCTTGGATACTACCAGTACTTTCAATTAAAGAAAAAATTAAAAAAGTAATAGAAACCAATTTTAATAGCGTTTTAGTAAATTTATACCGCAATGGAAAAGATTACATTTCATGGCATACTGATGATGAGCCAGAACTAGGAAAGAATCCAACTATAGCTTCTGTTAGTTTTGGGGCAACAAGGCGTTTTCAGTTAAGGCATAAATCAAATAAAGATTTAGATACAGTTGAAATTCCTTTGACTCATGGTAGTTTACTTATTATGAGAGGATCTACACAACATTTTTGGAAACATCAAGTACCAAAGACTTCTAAAATATTAACAGAAAGAATTAATTTGACATTTAGAGTAATTAATTAA
- a CDS encoding hypothetical protein (conserved hypothetical protein) yields the protein MKRKNKYDYDRYDPPASRGYASTAEKKLFDPTKIAIIASVFILGIVVGIALNFGTNSDPTRIESRSQIDMQAPNAELCQQFGASAIVANMRVFLTLNPFNVFVTQPTMQPGCVLRQNNWSILEQQKLVSNDQVRDCKRRMNTFAFTGVLESSPNIDCVYQNDAAGNLFLNKPGTSGARPESDSF from the coding sequence ATGAAACGCAAAAATAAATACGATTACGACCGTTATGATCCTCCTGCTTCTAGAGGTTATGCTTCTACTGCTGAAAAAAAGCTATTTGATCCTACCAAAATCGCAATTATAGCTAGTGTTTTTATTTTGGGAATTGTAGTGGGTATTGCCTTAAATTTTGGCACTAATTCTGACCCTACTCGGATTGAATCTCGTTCTCAGATCGATATGCAAGCTCCTAATGCGGAATTATGTCAGCAATTTGGAGCTAGTGCGATTGTAGCTAATATGAGAGTATTTTTAACTTTAAATCCTTTTAATGTCTTTGTGACCCAACCGACAATGCAACCAGGATGTGTTTTAAGACAAAATAACTGGTCAATTCTCGAACAACAAAAACTAGTTAGTAACGACCAAGTGAGAGATTGTAAGAGAAGAATGAATACTTTTGCTTTTACTGGTGTTTTAGAAAGTTCTCCTAATATCGATTGTGTTTATCAAAATGACGCAGCAGGAAATTTATTTTTAAATAAACCTGGAACTTCTGGTGCTAGACCTGAATCGGATAGTTTTTAA
- a CDS encoding anthranilate phosphoribosyltransferase produces MVQQLNQITLDLPSLLQQLLDKQSLSQTQAAQLMEGWLQEAIPPVISGAILAAIQAKGVSADELAGMAQVLQNQSVQQQEIQHDCPVIDTCGTGGDGASTFNISTAVAFVAAAAEVKVAKHGNRSASSKVGSADVLEYLGVNLTASSAKVAAALDEVGITFLFAPGWHPAMKSVAPLRKTLQVRTVFNLLGPLVNPLRPTGQVIGVYDSLFLNSMAEALNKLGIPKAIVLHGREKLDEAGLGDSTDLAMLTEDQVSLVNINPQELGLTPAPLSELKGGEVEENANILRNVLQGRGTQAQQDAVALNATLALQVGEVVPFGNHNQGIEMAKEIMSNGAAWLKLEELVKFLGS; encoded by the coding sequence ATGGTACAACAACTAAACCAAATCACTTTAGATTTACCAAGCCTCCTACAACAGCTATTAGACAAACAATCTCTCTCGCAAACTCAAGCAGCTCAATTGATGGAAGGATGGTTGCAAGAAGCAATTCCTCCTGTCATTTCGGGAGCAATTTTGGCTGCAATTCAAGCTAAAGGTGTGTCAGCAGATGAATTAGCTGGCATGGCACAAGTCTTACAAAATCAATCCGTACAACAACAGGAAATTCAACATGATTGTCCTGTTATTGATACTTGTGGTACAGGAGGGGATGGAGCTTCTACTTTTAATATTTCTACAGCAGTAGCTTTTGTGGCAGCAGCAGCAGAAGTAAAAGTTGCTAAACATGGGAATCGTTCTGCTTCGAGTAAAGTAGGTTCGGCTGATGTTTTAGAGTATTTAGGAGTAAATTTAACGGCATCCTCAGCTAAAGTAGCAGCAGCTTTAGATGAAGTAGGAATTACTTTTTTGTTTGCGCCTGGTTGGCATCCTGCGATGAAAAGTGTGGCACCTTTAAGAAAAACTCTTCAAGTCAGAACTGTATTTAATCTTTTAGGTCCTTTAGTTAATCCTCTACGTCCTACTGGTCAAGTTATCGGTGTCTATGACTCTTTATTTTTAAATAGTATGGCAGAAGCATTAAATAAACTAGGAATACCGAAAGCGATTGTTTTGCATGGTAGGGAAAAACTTGACGAAGCAGGATTAGGTGATAGTACAGATTTAGCAATGTTAACTGAAGACCAAGTTAGTTTAGTTAACATCAATCCTCAAGAATTAGGTTTAACTCCAGCACCTCTGAGTGAATTAAAAGGTGGTGAAGTTGAAGAAAATGCAAATATTTTGCGGAATGTTCTTCAAGGTAGAGGTACACAAGCTCAACAAGATGCCGTAGCTTTAAATGCTACTTTGGCTTTGCAAGTAGGAGAAGTTGTTCCTTTTGGTAATCATAATCAAGGTATTGAAATGGCAAAGGAAATTATGTCTAATGGTGCAGCTTGGCTGAAGTTAGAAGAATTAGTTAAATTTTTAGGAAGTTAG
- a CDS encoding ABC transporter ATP binding protein has protein sequence MSIVTLQKIKKDFGIKEILHEASFTIEEQDKVGLIGVNGGGKSTLLKMIAGIESIDSGDRIVKSGARIVYLPQQPEVNEDNTVLDQVFADSSEEMKLVREYENLTHKIAHASGDQQNQLTEKLIRVTEKIAAANAWELETKAKIILSKLGIEDFEARVGDLSGGYRKRIALATALMNEPDLLLMDEPTNHLDAESVEWLQDYLNNFRGAILLITHDRYFLDKVTNRILEIDRGDLYTYAGNYSYYLEKKALQEESAASTQQKHKGILRRELEWLKRGPKARSTKQKARIDRVHEMQDQEFKEVQGRVEIDTPGRRIGKKVIELTDISKAYNERTLIKDFTYEFTPRDRIGIIGGNGAGKSTLMNIITGRVEPDSGTVEIGSTIHIGYFDQHSEDLLDAIDQNQRVIDYIKDIAAFVTTADGTQISASQMLERFLFPGNQQYAPIHKLSGGEKRRLFLLQILMGAPNVLILDEPTNDLDVQTLSILEDYLENFNGCVITVSHDRYFLDRTVEFIFAIEPGGNIRQYPGNYSVYLDYKQAEDKEIKQEKETKPKESVTKPEKSVSANNKFRRLSNYERREFETLETKIAEMEVQKEELEKTLYHNPPSGFGKVQELSEQLVALNEEIELATERWMELAERES, from the coding sequence ATGAGTATCGTAACCCTACAAAAAATTAAAAAAGACTTCGGTATCAAGGAAATTCTCCACGAAGCTAGTTTTACCATTGAAGAACAAGATAAAGTAGGGCTAATTGGGGTTAATGGTGGTGGCAAATCAACCCTACTAAAAATGATCGCGGGAATTGAATCGATTGATAGTGGCGATCGCATTGTTAAATCTGGTGCGCGAATTGTCTATTTACCCCAACAACCAGAAGTAAACGAAGACAATACCGTTTTAGATCAAGTATTTGCAGACAGTAGCGAAGAGATGAAACTGGTGCGCGAGTATGAAAATTTAACTCATAAAATTGCACACGCATCGGGAGATCAACAGAATCAATTAACAGAAAAGCTAATTCGGGTTACAGAAAAGATTGCAGCAGCTAATGCTTGGGAATTGGAAACCAAAGCCAAAATTATCCTTAGTAAGTTGGGAATTGAAGATTTTGAGGCGAGAGTAGGAGATTTATCGGGGGGATATCGCAAACGCATCGCCTTAGCAACCGCATTAATGAACGAACCCGATCTATTATTAATGGATGAACCGACTAACCATCTCGATGCGGAATCGGTAGAGTGGTTACAGGATTATTTAAATAATTTTCGCGGTGCGATATTATTAATTACTCACGATCGCTATTTTTTGGATAAAGTTACTAATCGTATTTTAGAAATAGACAGAGGCGATCTATATACCTATGCAGGAAACTATTCTTATTATCTCGAAAAAAAAGCCTTACAAGAAGAATCAGCAGCTTCAACGCAACAAAAACATAAAGGAATACTGCGGAGAGAGTTAGAATGGTTGAAACGAGGGCCAAAAGCGCGTAGTACCAAACAAAAAGCCAGGATTGATCGCGTTCATGAAATGCAGGATCAAGAGTTTAAAGAAGTACAGGGTAGAGTAGAAATCGATACCCCAGGAAGACGCATCGGCAAAAAAGTAATCGAACTGACTGATATTTCCAAAGCTTACAACGAACGAACTTTAATTAAAGATTTTACCTACGAATTCACCCCACGCGATCGCATTGGGATTATTGGTGGTAATGGTGCGGGAAAATCTACCCTAATGAATATTATTACAGGCAGAGTTGAACCCGATTCGGGAACAGTTGAAATTGGTAGTACGATTCATATCGGTTACTTCGATCAACATTCCGAAGATTTATTAGATGCGATCGATCAAAACCAGAGGGTAATCGATTACATCAAAGATATCGCAGCTTTCGTTACTACTGCCGATGGTACTCAAATTAGTGCTTCCCAAATGCTAGAGAGATTCTTATTCCCTGGCAATCAGCAGTATGCACCAATTCACAAACTTTCTGGAGGCGAAAAGCGTCGCTTATTTTTATTGCAAATATTGATGGGTGCGCCTAACGTCTTAATTTTAGACGAACCGACTAACGATTTAGACGTACAAACTCTGTCGATTTTGGAAGATTACTTAGAAAATTTTAATGGTTGTGTAATTACAGTATCTCATGATCGCTACTTCCTCGATCGCACGGTAGAATTTATCTTTGCAATTGAACCTGGTGGTAATATTCGTCAATATCCTGGTAATTATTCTGTTTATTTAGATTACAAACAAGCAGAAGATAAAGAAATAAAACAGGAAAAAGAAACCAAGCCAAAAGAGTCAGTAACTAAACCTGAAAAATCTGTTTCTGCTAATAACAAATTTCGTCGTTTATCTAACTACGAAAGAAGAGAATTTGAAACTTTAGAAACTAAAATTGCCGAGATGGAAGTACAAAAAGAAGAATTAGAAAAAACTCTCTATCATAATCCGCCCAGTGGTTTTGGTAAAGTTCAAGAATTATCGGAACAACTAGTAGCATTGAATGAAGAGATCGAGCTGGCTACTGAAAGATGGATGGAATTAGCTGAGAGAGAATCTTAA
- a CDS encoding rfrA pentapeptide repeat-containing protein — protein sequence MKYFLRLSTLLLLLILLWFPSPAQAASSSAVTPSTFSEVDFRNKDFTGKNLQSIDFAKVDLESANFSNADLRGAVFNASNLANANLQGADFSYGFAYLTNFDGADLTDAIFQETILSFSTFEGAKIKNADFTFAVLEKWQVKQLCANASGVNPKTGVDTRESLGCK from the coding sequence ATGAAGTATTTTCTCCGACTAAGTACTCTTTTGTTGTTGTTAATTTTGCTGTGGTTTCCTTCACCAGCACAAGCTGCTAGTTCATCGGCAGTAACTCCCTCAACTTTTAGTGAAGTTGATTTTAGAAATAAAGATTTTACAGGTAAAAATTTACAATCTATTGATTTTGCCAAAGTTGATTTGGAATCAGCTAATTTTAGCAATGCAGATTTGAGAGGAGCGGTGTTTAATGCTTCTAATCTAGCTAATGCTAATCTACAGGGGGCTGACTTTAGTTATGGTTTTGCCTACTTAACTAATTTTGATGGGGCAGATTTAACCGATGCAATTTTTCAAGAAACAATTTTATCTTTTTCTACTTTTGAAGGGGCTAAAATCAAAAATGCCGATTTTACCTTTGCGGTGTTAGAAAAATGGCAAGTCAAGCAACTTTGCGCTAATGCTTCAGGAGTTAATCCTAAAACTGGAGTAGATACCCGTGAGTCTCTCGGTTGTAAATAG